The following are encoded together in the bacterium genome:
- a CDS encoding L,D-transpeptidase produces the protein MKHGLLAAAVMMAVVAATGCKAPKRPEVQSAPPLVADEDRLPWAADEPWFVVIRKSCRTLDVYRMGARVRSYSAVFGMGGIRDPKLYEGDRRTPVGLYSIVEKRRHPRWGHFFLLDYPNERDNRRYWVALSEGAVPAGAGVGGAVGIHGTDKPNLNRLNVDWTWGCISIANADVEDLNALIPVGTPVLIEP, from the coding sequence ATGAAGCACGGTCTGCTGGCGGCGGCGGTGATGATGGCGGTGGTGGCGGCGACGGGATGCAAGGCGCCGAAGCGACCCGAGGTCCAGAGCGCTCCGCCGCTCGTGGCCGACGAGGATCGTCTCCCCTGGGCAGCGGACGAGCCCTGGTTCGTCGTCATTCGCAAGTCCTGCCGGACCCTCGACGTCTACCGGATGGGCGCGCGCGTCCGCAGCTACTCGGCCGTCTTCGGCATGGGCGGCATTCGCGACCCGAAGCTCTACGAAGGCGACCGGCGCACGCCCGTGGGTCTCTACAGCATCGTCGAGAAGCGCCGGCACCCCCGCTGGGGCCACTTCTTCCTGCTCGACTACCCGAACGAGCGTGACAACCGGCGGTATTGGGTGGCGCTGAGCGAGGGCGCGGTGCCCGCCGGCGCCGGCGTCGGCGGCGCGGTCGGCATCCACGGCACCGACAAGCCGAACCTCAACCGGCTGAACGTCGACTGGACGTGGGGATGCATCTCGATCGCCAACGCCGACGTCGAGGACCTGAACGCGCTGATCCCGGTCGGCACCCCGGTGCTGATCGAGCCGTAG
- the glmS gene encoding glutamine--fructose-6-phosphate transaminase (isomerizing), protein MCGIVGYIGPREATPVLLSGLRKLEYRGYDSAGLAAFTNGHIEVRRSVGKLDNLETLLRDQPLGGTPGIGHTRWATHGRPSEQNAHPHRAGRIVVIHNGIIENFLDLRHALAKRGRKMASETDTEVISHLIDELVEQGLGLAEATRRAIRQLEGSYSIVVLSEDEPNHMMAAKSATPIVLGLGEGENFVASDIPALLEYTRRVVFLEDGEVADVSRAGVEITTFDGTPVEREPKVVAWDAVTAQKGGFKHFLLKEIHEQPQAIIDTMRGRLLQEEGDVQLDVEVTAKLPTNVERCVLVACGTAWHACLVGKFLIERLAGIPCEVDYGSEFRYRDPILDEKTLLMVVSQSGETADTLAAVETGREHGTPVLAICNVVDSSIARRATATLYTHAGPEISVASTKAFTTQLTALYLLALHLGRRRGVIDAERGRQLVSDLVALPHHVRDVLAREKLLERVAKKYGQSQDFLYIGRGVNYPVALEGALKLKEISYIHAEGYPAGEMKHGPIALINEEMPVVVLIPHDAVFQKTLSNLKEVESRGGRIIVVTDERSEELEDVAWEVLTVPRTNELLMPILLTIPLQLLAYHVAVYRGTDVDQPRNLAKSVTVE, encoded by the coding sequence ATGTGCGGCATCGTCGGATACATCGGCCCGCGGGAGGCCACCCCCGTCCTGCTCTCCGGGCTGCGCAAGCTCGAGTACCGCGGCTACGACTCGGCAGGCCTCGCCGCGTTCACGAACGGTCACATCGAGGTGCGCCGCTCGGTCGGCAAGCTCGACAATCTGGAGACCCTGCTGCGCGACCAGCCCCTCGGCGGCACGCCGGGCATCGGCCACACGCGCTGGGCGACGCACGGGCGGCCCTCGGAGCAGAACGCGCATCCGCATCGCGCCGGCCGCATCGTCGTCATCCACAACGGCATCATCGAGAACTTCCTCGACCTGCGGCACGCGCTCGCGAAGCGGGGCCGCAAGATGGCGTCGGAGACCGATACCGAGGTGATCTCGCACCTGATCGACGAGCTCGTCGAGCAGGGGCTCGGCCTCGCCGAGGCCACGCGGCGCGCGATCAGGCAGCTCGAGGGCTCGTACTCGATCGTCGTGCTCTCCGAGGACGAGCCGAACCACATGATGGCCGCGAAGAGCGCGACGCCGATCGTGCTCGGGCTCGGCGAGGGCGAGAACTTCGTCGCCTCCGACATCCCGGCGCTGCTCGAGTACACGCGCCGGGTCGTGTTCCTCGAGGACGGCGAGGTCGCCGACGTCTCGCGCGCGGGCGTCGAGATCACGACCTTCGACGGCACGCCCGTCGAGCGCGAGCCGAAGGTGGTCGCGTGGGACGCCGTCACCGCACAGAAGGGCGGCTTCAAGCACTTCCTCCTGAAGGAGATCCACGAGCAGCCGCAGGCCATCATCGACACCATGCGCGGCCGCCTCCTGCAGGAAGAGGGCGACGTGCAGCTCGACGTCGAGGTCACCGCGAAGCTGCCGACCAACGTCGAGCGCTGCGTGCTGGTCGCGTGCGGCACGGCGTGGCACGCCTGCCTGGTCGGCAAGTTCCTGATCGAGCGCCTCGCCGGCATCCCGTGCGAGGTCGACTACGGCAGCGAGTTCCGTTACCGCGACCCGATCCTCGACGAGAAGACGCTGCTCATGGTGGTGTCGCAGTCGGGCGAGACGGCCGACACGCTGGCCGCGGTCGAGACGGGCCGCGAGCACGGCACGCCGGTGCTGGCCATCTGCAACGTCGTCGACTCGTCGATCGCGCGTCGCGCGACGGCGACGCTCTACACGCACGCCGGGCCCGAGATCAGCGTCGCCAGCACGAAGGCGTTCACCACGCAGCTGACGGCGCTCTACCTCCTCGCGCTGCACCTCGGCCGCCGCCGCGGCGTCATCGACGCCGAGCGCGGGCGCCAGCTGGTGAGCGATCTCGTCGCGCTCCCGCATCACGTGCGCGACGTGCTGGCGCGCGAGAAGCTGCTCGAGCGGGTCGCGAAGAAGTACGGCCAGTCGCAGGACTTCCTCTACATCGGCCGCGGCGTGAACTACCCGGTGGCGCTCGAGGGCGCCCTCAAGCTGAAGGAGATCTCCTACATCCACGCCGAGGGCTACCCGGCGGGCGAGATGAAGCACGGCCCGATCGCGCTCATCAACGAGGAGATGCCCGTCGTCGTGCTGATTCCGCACGACGCGGTCTTCCAGAAGACGCTCTCCAACCTGAAGGAGGTCGAGTCGCGCGGCGGGCGCATCATCGTGGTCACCGACGAGCGCAGCGAGGAGCTGGAGGACGTCGCCTGGGAGGTGCTCACGGTGCCGCGTACCAACGAGCTGCTGATGCCGATCCTGCTGACGATCCCGCTCCAGCTGCTCGCCTACCACGTCGCGGTCTACCGCGGCACGGACGTCGATCAGCCGCGCAACCTCGCGAAGAGCGTCACGGTCGAGTAG
- the glmU gene encoding bifunctional UDP-N-acetylglucosamine diphosphorylase/glucosamine-1-phosphate N-acetyltransferase GlmU, which produces MGAIVLAAGLGTRMRSERAKVLHELGGWTLLRWVLDALGSLDPDRVAVVVGHQADAVRAEAARAGLRGLAFAHQAEQRGTGHAVQCAVPALEGFAGDVLILYGDAPRIRRETLARLVETHRRERADLTLLTVRFPDPKGYGRIVREPDGRVLGIVEERDATLAEKAITEVNPGFYCVRTDVLLPLLGELRSDNAQGEFYLTDVVGLAARGGKRVVAVESDRPDEVAGINTRSELARLETQRRDEVALRWMDAGVTFEDPATAYVGPEVEIGADTVIGPNVTLRGRTRIGRNCRLDGNAWITDAVLADGVHLRFSCVIEEAEVGAGAIIGPFARLRPGTRLAEQVHIGNFVECKKADVGPRTKANHLTYLGDCEIGPDTNVGAGTITCNYDGFEKHRTRIGARVQIGSDTQLVAPVTVGDDAYVGAGTTVTKDVPPGALVVSRVPPRFVEGWVARFRARATGAEPAAARPKAGATKPVATTSVATKPVKTKPVKTTSTKKTSAKKPAGKTQAGSTKAGAAKTAAKRVAMQAKDARKRRKPAGTAGGRKTAVGRKRRPRPRRGR; this is translated from the coding sequence CTGGGGGCCATCGTACTGGCGGCGGGGCTCGGCACCCGCATGCGTTCGGAGCGGGCGAAGGTCCTGCACGAGCTGGGCGGGTGGACCCTCCTGCGCTGGGTGCTCGATGCGCTCGGCTCGCTCGACCCGGACCGGGTCGCGGTCGTGGTCGGGCATCAAGCCGACGCCGTCCGCGCCGAGGCGGCGCGCGCGGGCCTGCGCGGCCTCGCATTCGCGCACCAGGCGGAGCAGCGCGGAACCGGGCACGCCGTCCAGTGCGCGGTGCCGGCGCTGGAGGGCTTCGCGGGCGACGTCCTCATCCTCTATGGCGACGCCCCGCGCATCCGCCGCGAGACGCTCGCCCGCCTGGTCGAGACGCACCGGCGCGAGCGCGCCGACCTCACGCTGCTCACGGTGCGTTTCCCAGATCCGAAGGGCTATGGCAGGATCGTTCGCGAGCCTGATGGGCGGGTGCTCGGCATCGTCGAGGAACGCGATGCGACGCTGGCCGAGAAGGCGATCACCGAGGTCAATCCGGGTTTCTACTGTGTTCGCACCGACGTCCTGCTCCCGCTCCTTGGTGAGCTGCGGTCGGACAACGCGCAGGGGGAGTTCTACTTGACCGACGTCGTGGGCCTGGCGGCACGCGGCGGCAAGCGCGTCGTCGCGGTCGAGAGCGATCGGCCGGACGAGGTCGCGGGCATCAACACCCGCTCCGAGCTGGCACGCCTCGAGACCCAGCGCCGGGACGAGGTCGCCCTGCGTTGGATGGACGCGGGCGTGACGTTCGAGGATCCGGCCACCGCCTACGTCGGGCCCGAGGTCGAGATCGGCGCCGACACCGTGATCGGTCCGAACGTGACCCTGCGCGGGCGCACCCGCATCGGGCGCAACTGCCGCCTCGACGGCAACGCCTGGATCACCGACGCCGTGCTCGCCGACGGCGTCCACCTGCGCTTCTCCTGCGTCATCGAGGAGGCCGAGGTCGGTGCCGGCGCGATCATCGGGCCGTTCGCGCGCCTGCGCCCGGGAACGCGGCTCGCGGAGCAGGTGCACATCGGCAACTTCGTCGAGTGCAAGAAGGCCGACGTCGGCCCGCGCACCAAGGCGAACCACCTGACCTACCTCGGCGACTGCGAGATCGGGCCCGACACCAACGTCGGTGCCGGCACGATCACCTGCAACTACGACGGCTTCGAGAAGCACCGCACGCGCATCGGGGCGCGCGTGCAGATCGGCAGCGACACGCAGCTGGTCGCGCCCGTGACGGTGGGCGACGACGCCTACGTCGGCGCCGGCACCACGGTGACGAAGGACGTCCCGCCGGGCGCGCTGGTCGTGAGCCGCGTTCCCCCGCGCTTCGTGGAGGGCTGGGTCGCGCGCTTTCGTGCGCGCGCCACCGGCGCGGAGCCGGCGGCCGCGCGCCCGAAGGCGGGCGCCACGAAGCCGGTGGCCACGACGTCGGTGGCGACGAAGCCGGTGAAGACGAAGCCGGTGAAGACGACGTCGACGAAGAAGACGTCGGCGAAAAAGCCGGCCGGGAAGACGCAGGCCGGGAGCACGAAGGCCGGCGCCGCGAAGACCGCGGCCAAGCGTGTCGCGATGCAGGCGAAGGACGCCCGCAAGCGACGCAAGCCCGCCGGCACGGCCGGCGGCCGGAAGACCGCGGTCGGGCGCAAGCGAAGGCCCCGCCCGCGGCGAGGACGTTAG
- a CDS encoding cupin domain-containing protein produces MRLERIAWAGGGAPTEAALRRTLEAEGFRVWGWTDGPGASYAPHSHDHDESLWVVAGEITFGAEGQSLRLGPGDRLMLPCGTVHTALAGPAGATYLVGER; encoded by the coding sequence ATGCGGCTCGAACGCATCGCCTGGGCGGGTGGGGGTGCCCCCACGGAAGCGGCGTTGCGGCGGACGCTCGAGGCCGAGGGGTTTCGCGTCTGGGGCTGGACCGACGGGCCGGGCGCGTCCTACGCGCCCCACAGCCACGACCACGACGAGAGCCTGTGGGTGGTCGCGGGCGAGATCACCTTCGGCGCCGAGGGGCAGTCGCTGCGTCTCGGTCCCGGCGACCGGCTCATGCTGCCGTGCGGGACGGTGCACACGGCGCTCGCCGGCCCGGCCGGGGCCACCTACCTCGTCGGCGAACGCTGA
- a CDS encoding thioredoxin family protein produces the protein MRALGSVVRRRPAGLFAVGGGAALAVALLLGVAHADEQVRASLRATAAEATVELVIAPGWHVNATKPRDEFLIPTSLALAPPDGVTAGPVRWPEPVDRPLAFSGGKPMLLFEGTVRATAPLSGSAAPGAGPLRATLRYQACSDTTCLPPQTVELEAAPPDAAAVGTPGGTVHGGQEIADLVARFGWGLTFLWIAMVGLALNLTPCVYPLISVTVAFFGGRTGTDSTRAVPHAVVYVLGICLTFSGLGVAAALTGSLFGAAMQQPAVLGGIALLMAALALGNFGLYQIRMPSAVLQWAGRAGEGYLGALFMGLTMGVVGAPCIGPIVAALLLFVGAQQSAALGFTLFFVLGLGMGLPYVALAALAGRLRRLPRSGAWLAWVEWLFGFLLLGLAIHFATPLLPPWAVRLAWAALFVAAGVVQGFVGSRGSALGWARRAAGVAVIVFGLVGLGSAERESAIVWTPFSEAALASAVSAGRPVLIDFQAAWCLPCREMERTTFRDPGVVRAAEAYASLKADVTEQDAATEALMRRWEVPGVPTYVLLGPDGKERKRFIGYVDAGTFAAELVAAAETGSRGG, from the coding sequence GTGCGCGCGCTCGGATCCGTCGTCCGCCGGCGCCCGGCCGGCCTCTTCGCGGTAGGCGGCGGGGCCGCCCTGGCGGTCGCGCTGCTGCTCGGCGTCGCCCACGCGGACGAGCAGGTCCGTGCCTCGTTGCGGGCGACCGCCGCCGAGGCGACCGTCGAGCTCGTCATCGCACCCGGCTGGCACGTCAACGCGACGAAGCCGCGCGACGAGTTCCTGATCCCGACCTCGCTGGCGCTCGCGCCGCCCGACGGCGTCACGGCAGGTCCGGTGCGCTGGCCCGAGCCCGTCGATCGTCCCCTCGCCTTCTCCGGCGGCAAGCCGATGCTGCTCTTCGAGGGCACCGTGCGTGCGACGGCGCCGCTTTCCGGCAGCGCGGCGCCGGGCGCGGGTCCCCTGCGCGCGACGCTGCGCTATCAGGCGTGCAGCGACACCACCTGTCTGCCGCCGCAGACCGTCGAGCTCGAGGCCGCGCCGCCCGACGCCGCGGCGGTCGGCACGCCGGGCGGCACGGTGCACGGCGGACAGGAGATCGCCGATCTCGTCGCCCGCTTCGGTTGGGGCCTCACGTTCCTGTGGATCGCCATGGTCGGTCTGGCGCTGAACCTCACGCCCTGCGTCTACCCGCTCATCTCGGTGACCGTCGCTTTCTTCGGCGGCCGCACGGGCACCGACAGCACCCGCGCCGTGCCCCACGCGGTCGTGTACGTGCTGGGCATCTGCCTCACGTTCTCGGGGCTCGGCGTCGCGGCGGCGCTCACCGGTTCGCTCTTCGGTGCGGCGATGCAGCAGCCGGCGGTCCTCGGCGGCATCGCGCTCCTCATGGCCGCGCTCGCGCTCGGCAACTTCGGGCTCTACCAGATCCGCATGCCCTCGGCCGTGCTGCAGTGGGCCGGACGCGCCGGCGAAGGCTATCTCGGCGCGCTCTTCATGGGGCTCACGATGGGCGTCGTCGGCGCGCCCTGCATCGGCCCCATCGTCGCCGCCCTGCTCCTCTTCGTCGGCGCGCAGCAGTCGGCGGCGCTCGGCTTCACGCTCTTCTTCGTGCTCGGGCTCGGCATGGGGCTGCCCTACGTCGCGCTCGCGGCGCTGGCCGGACGCCTGCGCCGCCTGCCGCGCAGCGGCGCGTGGCTGGCGTGGGTCGAGTGGCTCTTCGGCTTCCTGCTCCTGGGCCTCGCGATCCACTTCGCGACGCCGCTCCTGCCGCCCTGGGCCGTGCGCCTGGCGTGGGCGGCGCTCTTCGTGGCGGCCGGCGTGGTCCAGGGGTTCGTCGGCAGCCGCGGCTCGGCGCTGGGCTGGGCGCGTCGTGCGGCCGGCGTCGCGGTGATCGTCTTCGGGCTCGTCGGGCTTGGCTCGGCCGAGCGGGAGAGTGCGATCGTGTGGACGCCGTTCTCGGAGGCGGCGCTGGCGAGCGCCGTATCGGCGGGTCGTCCGGTGCTCATCGACTTCCAGGCCGCGTGGTGTCTGCCCTGCCGCGAGATGGAGCGTACGACCTTCCGCGATCCCGGCGTGGTGCGCGCCGCCGAGGCGTACGCGTCGCTGAAGGCCGACGTCACCGAGCAGGACGCCGCGACCGAGGCGCTCATGCGACGCTGGGAGGTCCCCGGCGTGCCGACGTACGTGCTGCTCGGCCCCGACGGCAAGGAGCGCAAGCGCTTCATCGGCTACGTCGACGCGGGCACCTTCGCCGCCGAGCTGGTCGCCGCGGCCGAGACCGGTTCGCGCGGTGGCTGA
- the hslO gene encoding Hsp33 family molecular chaperone HslO: MADELVRALVAGGAVRVLAAETTALVDEARRRHGTLPTATAALGRALTGAMLLAGTLKRDERLSLEWSGDGPLRGVLADATPDGDVRGYVGRPQIHLPPRAGKLDVGGAVGRGVLCVMRLPLAGGTLYRSIVPIVSGEIGDDLASYLDQSEQTPSAVAVGVWIEADGRVGAAGGYLLQALPDAPDDVLERLASRVENAPAPSELVRAGLGAAGMLGALLGETVPTLERLPVRFRCRCNRERVVGAMAALGPQGLAELVAEAPAAEVVCDFCATRYTFGRDDLGALLGSGST, from the coding sequence GTGGCTGACGAGCTGGTCCGTGCCCTCGTGGCCGGGGGCGCGGTGCGCGTGCTCGCCGCCGAGACGACCGCGCTCGTCGACGAGGCACGCCGGCGGCACGGCACCCTGCCGACCGCGACCGCGGCGCTCGGCCGCGCCCTCACCGGCGCGATGCTTCTGGCCGGCACGCTGAAGCGCGACGAGCGGCTCTCGCTCGAGTGGAGCGGCGACGGGCCGCTGCGCGGCGTCCTCGCCGACGCCACGCCCGACGGCGACGTGCGCGGCTACGTCGGCCGGCCGCAGATCCACCTCCCACCCCGCGCCGGCAAGCTCGACGTCGGCGGCGCGGTCGGGCGCGGCGTCCTCTGCGTGATGCGGCTGCCGCTCGCGGGCGGCACGCTCTACCGCAGCATCGTCCCGATCGTCTCCGGCGAGATCGGCGACGACCTCGCCTCGTATCTCGACCAGTCCGAGCAGACGCCCTCGGCCGTGGCCGTCGGCGTGTGGATCGAGGCGGACGGGCGGGTCGGTGCGGCGGGCGGGTACCTGCTCCAGGCCCTGCCCGACGCGCCGGACGACGTGCTCGAGCGCCTGGCGTCCCGGGTCGAGAACGCCCCGGCCCCGAGCGAGCTCGTCCGCGCCGGGCTCGGCGCCGCGGGAATGCTCGGGGCGCTTCTCGGCGAGACGGTGCCCACGCTCGAGCGCCTGCCGGTCCGGTTCCGCTGCCGCTGCAATCGCGAGCGAGTGGTGGGTGCGATGGCCGCGCTCGGCCCGCAGGGTCTCGCCGAGCTCGTGGCGGAGGCGCCGGCCGCCGAGGTCGTGTGCGACTTCTGCGCGACCCGCTACACGTTCGGTCGCGACGATCTCGGCGCGCTCCTGGGCTCGGGAAGCACATAA
- the ribB gene encoding 3,4-dihydroxy-2-butanone-4-phosphate synthase, translating to MAPRRAGSHVVPIEEALEEIRAGRMIILMDDEDRENEGDLCVAADKVTAEHINFMATHGRGLICLSLTENRCEQLGLSMMVRQNRSPLGTAFTVSIDAKNGIGRGISAADRAITIRTAIRPDAGPGDVVTPGHVFPLRARKGGVLVRAGQTEGAVDLSRLAGLAPAGVICEIMRDDGSMARLPDLERFAAEHRLKIATVADLIAYRSAHEQLVHCVAEAPMPTRYGKDFRARVYTTDIDDCEHLALVLGDVRGDAPVLVRPHLEYLPGDIFGYSLRDTRALLHRAMEHIAAEGRGVILYLRRPGRGLDQFDLPEGSSASAPSSGFASQRKSIFRDFGIGAQILRDVGVRKIRWLTNNPLRLVSLPGHGLEIVDSVPLSGPLPAPRTTTEPEPAKVVPIR from the coding sequence ATGGCTCCGCGCCGCGCCGGCTCGCACGTCGTCCCTATCGAGGAAGCCCTCGAGGAGATCCGCGCCGGGCGCATGATCATCCTGATGGACGACGAGGACCGCGAGAACGAGGGCGACCTCTGCGTCGCGGCCGACAAGGTCACCGCCGAGCACATCAACTTCATGGCCACGCACGGCCGCGGCCTGATCTGCCTGTCCCTCACCGAGAACCGCTGCGAGCAGCTCGGGCTCTCGATGATGGTGCGGCAGAACCGCTCGCCGCTCGGCACCGCGTTCACGGTCTCGATCGACGCGAAGAACGGCATCGGTCGCGGCATCTCGGCGGCCGACCGCGCGATCACGATCCGCACGGCGATCCGGCCCGACGCCGGCCCCGGCGACGTCGTCACGCCCGGCCACGTCTTCCCGCTCCGTGCCCGCAAGGGCGGCGTGCTCGTGCGCGCCGGGCAGACCGAGGGCGCCGTCGATCTCTCGCGTCTCGCCGGTCTCGCACCCGCCGGCGTCATCTGCGAGATCATGCGCGACGACGGCAGCATGGCGCGCCTGCCGGACCTCGAGCGGTTCGCTGCCGAGCATCGGCTCAAGATCGCGACCGTCGCCGACCTCATCGCCTATCGCAGCGCCCATGAGCAGCTCGTCCACTGCGTCGCCGAGGCACCCATGCCGACGCGCTACGGCAAGGACTTCCGTGCCCGCGTCTACACGACCGACATCGACGACTGCGAGCATCTCGCGCTCGTGCTCGGCGACGTGCGCGGCGACGCGCCCGTGCTGGTCCGCCCGCATCTCGAGTATCTGCCGGGCGACATCTTCGGCTACAGCCTGCGCGACACGCGCGCGCTGCTCCACCGCGCCATGGAGCACATCGCGGCGGAGGGGCGCGGCGTCATCCTCTACCTGCGTCGTCCCGGCCGCGGGCTCGATCAGTTCGACCTGCCCGAGGGCAGCAGCGCCAGCGCGCCCAGCAGCGGCTTCGCGTCGCAGCGCAAGAGCATCTTCCGCGACTTCGGCATCGGCGCGCAGATCCTGCGCGACGTCGGCGTGCGCAAGATCCGCTGGCTCACGAACAACCCGCTCCGCCTCGTCAGCCTGCCCGGGCACGGCCTCGAGATCGTCGACTCGGTGCCGCTCTCGGGCCCGCTGCCGGCGCCCCGGACGACGACGGAGCCCGAGCCGGCCAAGGTCGTGCCGATCCGCTAG
- a CDS encoding M20/M25/M40 family metallo-hydrolase translates to MRTPAFLCAAALAVAIPALALEPSAVEKAARSEATRGLKAITKRLAGPGYMGRDNATPESSKAQRYLIRKLRRLGEGVHGGRAYDAYRQPFVRGDNMGTNLVAVIPGRELPNEVVLVGGHYDHLGTRSDANGDCRSRGVPGGVRCPGATDNAAGTAIVLAIGKAIRSLPEPPRRTVALVLWDSEEDGLVGSRYWVSDEPLIPLAQTVAYVNFDLQGSNLLPSLARTSFAVGAETGGSALGGFVAGAVAKEDIDTAPVSYLFGELRSDYANLVQYGRVPTVFFGDSSGPCYHHVGDTIENVDFAKLRLQSRVGFRTVMAIAEADERPPFVDPATIPPVTYADAVSIERVFRRADPDVPVYFTPADQLLLRRIQADLAGVVGAGPAAFDGTAIGVTANAALQGIAAIGRIPCGAFSVRRR, encoded by the coding sequence ATGCGGACCCCGGCTTTCCTCTGCGCAGCCGCTCTGGCCGTCGCGATACCCGCCCTCGCGTTGGAGCCGTCGGCCGTCGAGAAGGCCGCCCGGTCCGAGGCCACCCGGGGGCTCAAGGCCATCACGAAACGCCTGGCCGGGCCGGGCTACATGGGCCGGGACAACGCCACCCCCGAGTCCTCGAAGGCGCAGCGCTACCTGATCCGCAAGCTGCGACGGCTGGGGGAGGGCGTCCACGGGGGCCGTGCCTACGACGCCTACCGGCAGCCGTTCGTGCGCGGGGACAACATGGGGACCAACCTCGTCGCCGTGATCCCCGGCCGCGAGCTGCCGAACGAGGTGGTCCTCGTCGGCGGCCACTACGACCACCTCGGCACGCGCAGCGACGCCAACGGCGACTGCCGCTCGCGCGGCGTCCCCGGCGGGGTGCGCTGCCCCGGGGCGACCGACAACGCCGCCGGCACGGCGATCGTCCTCGCCATCGGGAAGGCCATCCGCTCGCTGCCCGAGCCGCCGCGCCGCACCGTCGCGCTGGTCCTGTGGGACAGCGAGGAGGACGGTCTCGTCGGCTCGCGCTACTGGGTGTCGGACGAGCCGCTCATCCCGCTCGCGCAGACCGTCGCCTACGTGAACTTCGATCTCCAGGGCTCGAACCTGCTGCCCTCGCTCGCGCGCACGAGCTTCGCGGTCGGCGCCGAGACCGGCGGCAGCGCGCTCGGCGGCTTCGTCGCCGGCGCGGTGGCGAAGGAGGACATCGACACCGCGCCGGTCAGCTACCTCTTCGGCGAGCTGCGCAGCGACTACGCGAATCTCGTGCAGTACGGGCGCGTGCCCACGGTCTTCTTCGGCGACTCGTCGGGCCCCTGCTACCACCACGTCGGCGACACCATCGAGAACGTCGACTTCGCCAAGCTGCGCCTGCAGAGCCGCGTCGGCTTCCGCACGGTGATGGCGATCGCGGAGGCGGACGAGCGCCCGCCGTTCGTCGACCCCGCCACCATCCCGCCCGTGACCTACGCCGACGCCGTCTCGATCGAGCGCGTCTTCCGCCGCGCCGACCCGGACGTCCCCGTCTACTTCACCCCCGCGGACCAGCTGCTGCTGCGCCGGATCCAGGCCGACCTGGCCGGCGTCGTCGGTGCGGGTCCCGCGGCGTTCGACGGCACGGCCATCGGCGTCACCGCGAACGCGGCCCTCCAGGGCATCGCCGCGATCGGCCGCATCCCCTGCGGCGCGTTCTCCGTGCGCCGGCGGTGA
- a CDS encoding lysophospholipid acyltransferase family protein, which produces MDAPEPSSSIRKRRSLGVRLLRWSVPRALFLLSHVLFRSCRIRFVDKEHEDQFLRVGHPIIFAGLHEGLLYLPFHFRDRDGVVMVSASRDGDLIADTMARFGLRAARGSSTRGGRAALDAMIEEIRGHAGCSAGIIVDGPRGPARVAKLGAVLLARETGLPIVPGAWWSTPALHNRSWDETILPLPFARLVVAFEEAMLVPPDASAATMEACRVELSARLGRARARAQAAARGERPPIDARAALV; this is translated from the coding sequence ATGGATGCCCCCGAGCCGTCGTCGTCGATCCGCAAGCGCCGTTCGCTCGGCGTCCGCCTGCTGCGCTGGTCGGTGCCGCGGGCGCTCTTCCTGCTCTCGCACGTCCTCTTCCGCTCGTGTCGCATCCGCTTCGTGGACAAGGAGCACGAGGACCAGTTCCTCCGCGTCGGACACCCCATCATCTTCGCCGGGCTGCACGAGGGGCTGCTCTACCTGCCCTTCCACTTCCGCGACCGCGACGGCGTCGTCATGGTGAGCGCCAGCCGCGACGGCGACCTCATCGCCGACACGATGGCGCGCTTCGGCCTGCGGGCCGCGCGCGGCTCCAGCACGCGCGGCGGCCGCGCGGCGCTCGATGCGATGATCGAGGAGATTCGCGGCCACGCCGGGTGCAGCGCCGGCATCATCGTCGACGGGCCGCGGGGGCCGGCTCGGGTCGCGAAGCTCGGCGCCGTGCTGCTCGCCCGCGAGACCGGCCTGCCGATCGTGCCGGGTGCCTGGTGGTCGACGCCCGCGCTCCACAACCGCTCCTGGGACGAGACGATCCTGCCGTTGCCGTTCGCGCGTCTCGTCGTCGCCTTCGAGGAGGCGATGCTCGTACCGCCCGACGCGAGCGCGGCGACCATGGAGGCCTGTCGTGTCGAGCTGAGCGCGCGTCTCGGCCGCGCGCGCGCCCGGGCGCAGGCGGCGGCGCGGGGCGAGCGACCCCCCATCGACGCGCGTGCCGCGTTGGTCTAG